The proteins below are encoded in one region of Tolumonas auensis DSM 9187:
- a CDS encoding alkene reductase — MSLLFTSYDLAGTQLSNRVVMAPMTRARASNNVPDEQTVLYYAQRASAGLIISEGVPVSQEGCGYLFNPSLYTDEQTQAWRKVTDAVHAKGGKIFAQLWHVGRLSHVSIQPNNQAPVSSVAEAVATSHAYAWVEPGKPGRVKASTPRALLTDEVQRVTADFVKAGLRAIEAGFDGVELHGANGYLFEQFINGALNNRTDIYGGSIANRLRFLLETLDALADKLGSNKVGVRLSPFGRLYDMHPYAEEAETWLSLASALNERDLAYVHLSDQLTIGAEAIPDGFATQFRQNYKGTLIAAGGFTRESAEQALSNGDLDLIAFGRPFISNPDLVERMQNNWPLAESDRATYYGIDGAVEKGYTDYPFYEIKPAS, encoded by the coding sequence ATGAGTCTTTTATTCACATCTTACGATCTGGCCGGTACTCAATTATCAAATCGTGTCGTGATGGCACCGATGACACGAGCAAGAGCATCAAACAATGTTCCGGATGAACAAACCGTTCTGTATTACGCACAACGCGCCTCTGCTGGCTTAATCATTTCTGAAGGTGTGCCGGTAAGCCAGGAAGGTTGCGGATATCTCTTCAACCCAAGCTTATATACGGATGAGCAAACGCAGGCTTGGCGCAAAGTGACCGATGCGGTTCATGCAAAAGGTGGAAAAATATTTGCTCAACTTTGGCATGTCGGACGCTTGTCGCATGTGTCAATTCAGCCAAATAACCAAGCGCCGGTATCATCCGTTGCCGAAGCGGTGGCGACGTCACATGCTTATGCCTGGGTTGAACCGGGCAAACCCGGCCGAGTCAAAGCTAGCACGCCACGCGCCTTGCTCACGGATGAAGTTCAACGAGTTACCGCTGATTTTGTGAAAGCAGGCCTGCGTGCTATCGAAGCGGGCTTTGATGGCGTTGAGTTGCACGGTGCAAACGGCTATCTGTTTGAACAATTCATCAACGGTGCTTTAAATAACCGTACGGATATTTATGGCGGATCAATCGCGAATCGACTGCGTTTTTTACTCGAAACGCTCGATGCATTGGCGGATAAACTGGGCAGTAACAAAGTGGGTGTTCGCTTATCGCCGTTTGGTCGACTGTATGACATGCATCCTTATGCGGAAGAGGCTGAAACTTGGCTAAGTTTAGCCAGTGCATTGAATGAACGAGACCTTGCCTATGTGCATTTGAGTGACCAGCTCACTATCGGTGCTGAAGCTATTCCTGATGGGTTTGCAACGCAATTTCGACAAAACTATAAAGGAACGCTGATTGCTGCGGGTGGTTTTACGCGTGAGTCAGCCGAACAAGCCCTGAGTAATGGCGATTTAGATCTGATTGCATTTGGCCGCCCATTTATCTCAAATCCCGATCTGGTAGAACGTATGCAAAATAACTGGCCTCTCGCGGAAAGTGATCGCGCAACCTATTATGGAATAGATGGTGCTGTTGAGAAGGGCTATACCGACTACCCCTTCTATGAAATAAAACCCGCCAGCTAA
- a CDS encoding ABC transporter ATP-binding protein, whose amino-acid sequence MSKTYLDLSAVGMRFKTDKGFFEALVDVNLKIAKGEFISLIGHSGCGKSTVLNLVAGLTEATSGGIILDGREVDGPGPERSVVFQNHALLPWLSVYQNVELAVRQVMKEASKKEIEEKVRYYLSLVQMDHALDKKPHEISGGMKQRVGIARALSMSPKVLLMDEPFGALDALTRAHLQDSVMEIQAELNNTVIMITHDVDEAVLLSDRIVMMTNGPSATVGEILNIDLPRPRDRVELADNPHYHHLRQQVLSFLYEKHSKVTRLKTAKTTKSSAVA is encoded by the coding sequence ATGAGCAAAACCTATCTCGATTTAAGTGCCGTGGGCATGCGTTTCAAAACCGACAAAGGCTTTTTTGAAGCACTGGTTGATGTAAATCTAAAGATCGCCAAAGGTGAGTTTATCTCCCTGATCGGCCACTCCGGTTGTGGCAAAAGTACCGTGCTGAATCTGGTGGCTGGCCTGACCGAAGCCACTTCCGGCGGCATCATTCTCGATGGTCGTGAAGTTGATGGCCCCGGCCCGGAGCGTTCGGTGGTGTTCCAGAACCACGCTTTATTGCCTTGGTTATCGGTCTATCAGAACGTTGAACTGGCTGTGCGTCAGGTGATGAAAGAGGCCAGCAAAAAAGAGATTGAAGAGAAAGTGCGTTACTACCTGTCACTGGTACAGATGGACCACGCGCTGGATAAAAAACCGCACGAGATCTCCGGCGGCATGAAACAACGTGTCGGTATCGCCCGTGCGTTGTCGATGTCACCAAAAGTGCTGCTGATGGATGAGCCATTTGGTGCATTGGATGCGCTGACGCGTGCTCACTTGCAAGATTCGGTAATGGAAATTCAGGCGGAACTGAACAACACCGTCATCATGATCACGCATGACGTGGATGAAGCGGTGCTGCTGTCTGATCGTATTGTGATGATGACCAACGGCCCATCGGCCACTGTGGGTGAGATCCTGAATATCGATCTGCCGCGCCCACGTGATCGGGTTGAGCTGGCAGACAACCCGCATTATCACCATTTACGTCAGCAGGTGCTGAGCTTCCTGTATGAAAAACACAGCAAAGTGACCCGCTTGAAAACGGCTAAAACGACGAAAAGTAGTGCAGTTGCTTAG
- a CDS encoding ABC transporter permease, with the protein MSALLNIKWQNMAFPFVGLLAFLFFWQIAASQVTTTLGSLPGPVATAQQFMGLVDEHEAEQDKKTAFYQRQEQRNADKLKADPDFKVTVRPYTGRPTFFDQITTSLITVATGFLVASLIAIPMGIILGLNQWMYQALNPVIQILKPISPLAWLPLVTMVVSAVYSSDNPLVAKSFINSAFTVTLCSLWPTLLNTTVGVANIDPDLKNVSRVLKLDPLTHVRKIVLPSAIPMIFTGLRLSLGVAWMVLIAAEMLAQNPGLGKFVWDEFQNGSAQSLARIMVAVVTIGIIGFMLDRGMLQLQKWFSWDKRSELR; encoded by the coding sequence ATGTCAGCATTACTGAATATCAAATGGCAAAATATGGCGTTTCCATTCGTGGGTCTGCTTGCCTTCCTGTTCTTCTGGCAAATAGCTGCAAGTCAGGTCACTACTACACTGGGCTCTTTACCGGGCCCGGTCGCGACCGCCCAGCAATTTATGGGCTTGGTGGATGAACACGAAGCAGAACAAGATAAGAAAACCGCCTTTTATCAACGTCAGGAGCAACGTAATGCTGACAAGTTAAAAGCCGATCCTGATTTTAAAGTGACGGTGCGCCCGTATACCGGACGCCCAACCTTCTTTGATCAGATCACCACCAGTCTGATCACCGTTGCGACCGGTTTTCTGGTTGCCAGTTTGATCGCGATTCCGATGGGGATCATCCTCGGTCTTAATCAGTGGATGTATCAGGCGCTGAATCCGGTTATTCAGATCCTGAAACCTATCTCGCCACTGGCCTGGTTGCCGCTGGTGACGATGGTGGTGAGTGCGGTTTATTCCAGTGATAACCCATTGGTCGCCAAATCATTCATCAACTCCGCGTTCACGGTAACTCTGTGCAGCCTGTGGCCAACACTGCTGAATACCACCGTGGGCGTAGCGAACATCGATCCTGACTTAAAAAACGTCAGCCGTGTATTGAAACTCGACCCGCTGACGCATGTGCGCAAAATTGTGCTGCCATCGGCGATACCGATGATTTTCACCGGCTTGCGCCTGTCGCTGGGCGTGGCGTGGATGGTGCTGATTGCAGCAGAAATGCTGGCGCAGAATCCGGGCTTAGGCAAATTCGTGTGGGATGAATTCCAGAACGGTAGCGCTCAGTCACTGGCTCGTATCATGGTTGCTGTGGTCACGATTGGTATCATCGGGTTCATGCTGGATCGTGGCATGCTGCAACTGCAGAAATGGTTCTCTTGGGATAAACGCAGTGAACTGCGCTAA
- a CDS encoding CmpA/NrtA family ABC transporter substrate-binding protein → MITLKRNAVALMVSAVLVSTAVQAQVGAPEKEELKLGFIKLTDMAPLAVAYEKGYFEDEGLYVTLEAQANWKVLLDRVITGELDGAHMLAGQPLGATAGVGTKADVVTAFSMDLNGNATTVSNKIWEAMKANVPAGADGKPVHPIKADALKPVVQSYKDQGKAFNMGMVFPVSTHNYELRYWLAAGGLNPGFYAPLKGDNTGQQQADVLLSVTPPPQMPATLEAGTILGYSVGEPWNQAAVFKGIGVPVVTDAEIWHNNPEKVFGVAQSWAEKYPNTHVHLVKALIRAAYWLDQDNNANRQEAVNLLAKPEYVGADAKVIANSMTGTFEFEKGDKRPAADFNIFFRHHATYPYYSDAIWYLTQMRRWGQIPEAKPDSWYADLAKKVYKPEVYRQAAEELIAEGKMKVSDFPDFAKETGYKSPDNKFIDGITYDGHKPNDYLKQFPIGLKGDQKL, encoded by the coding sequence ATGATCACATTAAAACGCAATGCAGTGGCTCTGATGGTAAGTGCAGTATTAGTTTCAACTGCGGTGCAGGCGCAAGTTGGCGCCCCTGAGAAAGAAGAGCTGAAACTGGGTTTTATCAAGTTAACTGATATGGCTCCTCTGGCGGTCGCTTATGAGAAAGGCTATTTCGAAGATGAAGGGCTGTATGTCACGCTGGAAGCACAAGCCAACTGGAAAGTGCTGCTGGATCGCGTGATCACCGGTGAATTAGACGGTGCACATATGCTGGCTGGTCAGCCGTTGGGTGCCACTGCAGGTGTGGGTACCAAGGCCGATGTGGTGACCGCGTTCAGTATGGATCTGAACGGTAATGCGACCACCGTTTCCAATAAGATCTGGGAAGCGATGAAAGCCAACGTACCCGCCGGCGCGGACGGTAAACCGGTGCATCCTATTAAAGCAGATGCGCTGAAACCCGTTGTGCAGTCTTACAAAGATCAGGGCAAAGCCTTCAACATGGGCATGGTATTCCCGGTCTCTACTCATAACTATGAGCTGCGTTACTGGCTGGCCGCAGGTGGGCTGAACCCTGGCTTTTACGCGCCACTGAAAGGGGACAACACCGGACAGCAACAGGCCGATGTCCTGTTGTCAGTAACCCCGCCACCACAAATGCCAGCTACGCTGGAAGCCGGCACAATCCTGGGTTACAGCGTTGGTGAACCGTGGAATCAGGCTGCGGTCTTTAAAGGTATCGGTGTGCCGGTCGTGACTGACGCTGAGATCTGGCACAACAATCCTGAAAAAGTTTTTGGCGTAGCGCAAAGCTGGGCTGAGAAATATCCGAATACCCACGTCCATCTGGTGAAAGCACTGATCCGTGCCGCTTACTGGCTGGATCAGGACAACAACGCTAATCGTCAGGAAGCGGTCAACCTGCTGGCAAAACCGGAATATGTCGGTGCTGATGCCAAAGTGATCGCGAATTCCATGACCGGCACCTTTGAATTTGAAAAAGGCGACAAACGTCCGGCTGCCGACTTCAACATCTTCTTCCGTCATCACGCGACTTACCCGTACTACTCCGATGCGATTTGGTATCTGACGCAGATGCGTCGCTGGGGTCAGATCCCGGAAGCGAAACCAGACAGTTGGTATGCCGATCTGGCGAAGAAGGTTTACAAACCGGAAGTGTACCGTCAGGCCGCAGAAGAGCTGATCGCTGAAGGCAAGATGAAAGTCAGCGACTTCCCTGATTTTGCCAAAGAAACTGGCTATAAATCGCCCGATAACAAGTTCATCGACGGTATTACCTACGATGGTCACAAACCTAACGATTATCTGAAGCAATTTCCAATCGGCCTGAAAGGCGATCAGAAACTTTAA
- a CDS encoding ANTAR domain-containing response regulator: protein MSYSKILIYSDDIAQANRLGLLLSRYGHEPYLVRQIDPMHPPGDIHGAMLDCRRLTAEWRLVATTLAGQGLPVVVFMENLPETQQQLLLEAGVTLVPHRVEEKEPVESWLKQARLQQDVMRKQQLAVDDLTQRLEENKLIQQAKARLMKVQGLDEETAYKVMRSTAMKNSQSMADLARRILATLVD, encoded by the coding sequence ATGAGTTATTCGAAGATCCTGATTTATAGCGACGATATAGCCCAGGCAAACCGCCTGGGTTTGTTATTAAGTCGTTATGGTCATGAGCCTTATTTAGTGCGACAAATCGACCCTATGCACCCACCGGGTGATATTCATGGGGCGATGCTCGATTGCCGGCGTTTAACGGCAGAGTGGCGTTTGGTCGCCACCACACTGGCTGGTCAGGGCTTGCCGGTGGTGGTGTTTATGGAAAATTTGCCGGAAACGCAGCAGCAACTTTTACTGGAAGCTGGTGTGACGCTGGTGCCGCACCGGGTTGAAGAGAAAGAACCGGTAGAAAGCTGGCTGAAACAGGCGCGTCTGCAACAGGATGTGATGCGTAAACAGCAGCTGGCAGTGGATGATCTCACGCAGCGTCTGGAAGAGAACAAACTCATCCAGCAGGCCAAAGCGCGGCTGATGAAAGTGCAGGGACTGGATGAAGAAACAGCTTATAAGGTAATGCGTTCCACGGCGATGAAAAACAGCCAGTCCATGGCGGATCTGGCGCGCAGAATTCTCGCCACGCTGGTTGACTGA